Within the Longimicrobiales bacterium genome, the region ATCTCGAGCATGGAGATGCGACCGGCCGCCTCGGGCATCACGGACGCCTGCAGCACGAGCTGCACGGCCTCGGGGATTGTCATGAAGTAGCGGGTCACGTCGGGATGCGTGACCGTGAGCGGCTGACCGGCAGCGAGCTGGCGCTTGAACAGCGGGACCACGCTGCCGTCGGAGCCGAGCACGTTGCCGAAGCGCACCGCGCGGAAATCAGTGCCCGACGCACGCAGTGTCGGCCAGCCCAGCACGATGCGCTCCGCGATCCGCTTGCTCGCCCCCATCACGCTGGACGGACGCACGGCCTTGTCCGTCGAGATCAGCACGAACTTCTGCACGCCGTAGCGCGCCGCGCACTCCGCGAGGCGCAGCGTGCCGAACACGTTGTTGCGCACCGCCTCGACCGCGTTCTCCTCCATCAGCGGCACGTGCTTGTAGGCGGCGGCATGGAAGAGGTGCGTGGGCTCGTGCAGCGCGAACAGCTGCTCCATGCGCGCGGTGTCGGTGACGTCCGCGATCACCGGCACGACCTCCAGCCCGGGGTACGCGCGGCAGATCTCGAGGTGCGCGAAGTACAGCGGGCTTTCCGCCTTGTCGACGAGCAGCAGCCGGCGCGGCTGGAAGCGCGCGATCTGCCGCAGCAGCTCCGAGCCGATCGAGCCCGCACCGCCCGTGATCATGACCACGCGATCCGCCAGGTTGGACTCGACGGCGTCCAGTGACAGACGCACCGTCGAGCGACCGAGCAGGTCCTCGATGTCGACGGAGCGGAGCTGGCTCAGGCGCGCCCGGCCGTCCACCAGCTCCTCCAGCGACGGCACGACCTTGAACTCGATCTCCGTTTCGGCACAGCGCTCCACGATGCGCTGCATCTGCCGGCGGTCCGCGGACGGCAGCGCAATGACCAGCAGCTCGATGTGATGCGCTTCGCACAGGCGCGGCAGGTCGTCGGTCGTGCCTTCGACGCGCACACCGTGCAGCTGCATGCCGAGCTTCGCGGGATCGTCGTCGACCAGGAGGATGGGCTGGATCTGGTTGCTGTCGTAGCGCCGGAACTGGCGGAGCAGCGCTTCCGCTGCGTCACCCGCGCCGATGATCAGGGCACGGCGCCCGCGCTCGGCGCGCCGCCGCCACATCCGCTGCTCCCGCGCGCTCCGAACCGCGAAGCGCACCCCACCGAACATGCCCATCGCGATCAGCCAGTCCAGCACGAGCAGCGAGCGCGGCAGCTCCCGGAACTCGCCCACCATGAAGAGCACGACGAGCAGGCCCATGGAGCTGACCGACACGGCCTTGAGCAGGTCCATCAGGTCCTGCATCCCGGCATGCCGCCAGGACCCCTCGTACAGGCGGAAGTACGAGAACGCCGCCAGCCGCAGCGCCAGCAGGACCGGCGCGGTCGCCCAGAACAGGTCCATCCAGCGGGACGGCACCGGGATGTCGAAGCGGAGTGCAAAGCCGGCAAAGTACGCCAGGGGGATCAGCAGGACGTGGGCGGCGAACAGCAGTGGCTTGCGCACGCGGCGCATGTTGAAACGCATCTCCTGCACCCTGTTCTCAGCGCTCACCCGGCAGCGCTCATTGCTGGCTGTGCGCGCGCCGTTTCGACGGTGTTCAGGATGACACCGGCAACGCGCTCGAGGTCCCCACGCGACAGGTTGGATCCGGACGGCAGGCACAGACCCGCCGCGAACAGGTCTTCGGCGACCCGGCCGCCGATCGTCTCGCACGACCGGAACACCGGCTGCAGGTGCATCGGCTTCCAGACCGGCCGCGCATCGATGTTCTGCGCGGCCAGCGCGAGCCGCAGGTCCTCGCGGCTCACCCCCAGCACGCACGGATCGACGGTCAGACACGTCAGCCACCGCGTGTGACGACCCCACGGCGCTTCCGGCATGAACGCGACCCCCGGCAGGTGCCCCAGCGCCTCGACGTAGAAGGCAAAGTTCGCCCGGCGAGCGGCGACCCGGTCCTCGAGCAGGTGCAGCTGTGCGCGGCCGATCGCGGCGAGGACGTTGCTGAGCCGGTAGTTGTAGCCGATCTCGGCGTGCTCGTAGTGCGGCGCCGGCTCGCGCGCCTGCGTCGCCAGCTTGCGTGCGTGCAGCGCCAGCGCATCATCGTCGGTCACCAGCACACCACCGCCCGACGTGGTGATGATCTTGTTGCCGTTGAACGAGAAGATGCCCGACTGTCCGAATGTGCCCGGGTTCTTCCCCTTGTAGAGAGCGCCCAGGCTTTCAGCGGCATCCTCGACGACCGGCACGCCGTGGAAGGTGCACGCCTCCATGATCGGATCGAGGTCCGCACTCTGCCCGTACAGGTGCACCACGACCACAGCGCGCGGCAGCCGGTTCACGCGCGCACGCCGGGCCAGCGCATCGAGCAGCAGGCCGGGATCCATGTTCCAGGTCGACCGGTCACTGTCGATGAACACGGGCGCCGCACCCAGGTAGCAGATCGGGTTCGCGCTCGCCGAGAACGTGAGCGTGCTCACGAAGACGTCGTCGCCCGCACGCACCCCGGCCAGCTTCAGGGCGAGGTGCAGCGCCGCGGTCCCGCTCGCCAGCGCCACCGCGTTGCGCACGCCGACACACGCGGCAAACTCACGCTCGAATGCATCCACGTGCGGGCCGAGCGGCGCGATCCAGTTGCTCGCGAACGCATCCGCCACCAGGAACTCCTCGAGCCCGCCCATGTGTGGCGACGACAGCTCGATGCGTGTCGGCGTCGGTTCCGTGACGACCGGTGTAGCGCGCAGGTGCGCACTGGCTGGGATCTCGAGTGAGCTCGCTACTGGCACGGTGCCGCTCTGCTGATGGCGGGCCTTCGCGACGCATTGCGTCGAGGTTCAGCCGTTGGGTTCGCAATGCGTGTGCGCAGCGGTGGGATGGACCGCATCGGACGAATTTCACGTCTTCCTGCCGTTTTCTGCGTCAGGTCCATCCTCTTTTGTGCGACCCGATGTGGAACCGGACCTACTGCTGTCGAGACGCCTCTACACGGCACACCACAGCCGCACGCACGTGCGCACACTGCACTCGAAGTCGATCGACCGGGCACCACCGGGCGGAGAACGCGGCGGGTGACGTGCACGCGTGCGCGCGACCGTCCGTCTGCGCGACGCCGCATGCATATATGCACGCGCGCCTGACGCGACGCGCGCACGGCAGCTGTACCTGATGACTCGCGCCCACAGGTGGTGAGCGGAGCCCACAGAATGGGCGCGCATGGACGACGCAGCAGCACGGGAGCAAACAGCAGGCGCGACGGGTCCGGAACATGCCCCCGGGGAGTCCATCGAGACAGTGCAGGCGCATGTGCAGGCACGCGCCCGTGCACTCCCCAACATCACCTACCGGTACCGAGGCGTCATGCACGACGTCGGCTCGACCGTGACCGCGCCGCCGCGCCCATCACGTGCGGCCCTGACGCGCACTTTCGGCGCGGCGCAGGCCCACCTCAGGACTCTGTCGACCGTCCGCTCCGCGGACGTGGAGCGCTTCGGCAGCACCGCACTCCAGCTCGGGCTCGTGCTGACCGTGATCCACGTGTTCCAGGTGGAGCAGTCGTTCGGCCTGACCCGGATCCTTCCGCTCGTGTTCGCCGGCTTCCTCGTCAATGCGGTGCTGCCCCTGGCGTGGCGCCGGACATTCCTCGTGCTGCTCTCGCTTGGGGCGGCGTGGCTCCTGTTCGGCGTGGAGTACGGCACCGGTCTGATCGGGCTCGGGCTGGGCCTGCTGGCAGTCTGTCACCTGCCGATCCGGTTTGGCGCGCGCGTCGCCCTGCTGCTCCTGGCCGGTGCCGTCCTCGCCGGCGTCCGCGCCGAATGGATCCCGATCCCGTTCGGCCGCATGCCGCGCCTGCCCACGCTCGTGCTGCCGATCCTCGGGTCGATGTTCATGTTCCGCCTGGTCGTGTACATGTACGACCTGCGCCACGAGAAGAAGCCGGCGACCATGGCCGAGCGGATCGGCTACTTCTTCATGCTGCCGAACTTCTGCTTCCCGCTGTTCCCGGTGGTCGACTACAGCACGTACCGACGCACGTACTACGACCGCCCGGCGCTGGACATCTACGAGAAGGGCGTGCAGTGGATCTTCCGCGGCGTCGCGCACCTGCTGCTGTACCGGATCGTGTACCTGTACCTGGTGCCGGCGCCCGCCGACGTGCAGAGCCTGGGCGGCGTCGTGCAGGCCATGCTGACTACGTACCTGCTCTACCTGCGCATCTCGGGGCAGTTTCACCTGATCGTCGGCATCCTGTGCCTGTTCGGGCACAACCTGCCGGAAACGCACCGGCTGTACTTCCTCGCATCCAGCTTCAACGACTACTGGCGACGGATCAACATCTACTGGAAGGACTTCATGATGAAGCTCTTCTACTATCCGTCGCTGATGCGTGCGCGCGCGCTCGGGGTCATTCCCGCCATGGTGATCGCGACGGTCGTCGTGTTCGCGGGCACCTGGCTGCTGCACTCCTACCAGTGGTTCTGGATGCGCGGCAGCTTCCCGCTGCGTGCAACCGACGCGCTGTTCTGGGGCATTCTCGGCGGGCTGGTCGTGATCAACTCCGTGCGTGAAGCGCGGCGCGGCCGGGCGCGCACGCTGACGCGACCGGAGGTGACCGTTCGCAGCGCGCTGTCACTGTCGGCCAGGACGGTGGGAATGTTCGTGGCGATCACCGTGCTGTGGTCGCTCTGGAGCAGCTCGACCGTGGAGGAGTGGGTGACGCTCGTCGCCGCCGCCGGCAACAGCGGGCCCGCGGCATTCGCGCTGCTCGCCGTCGCGCTCGCGGCGCTGATCGCGATCGGCGCCGCGCTGCAGCTCGCCGGTGAGCGCCTGCGGCGACCGGCCCCGGAAGGACCACGCCCGCCACGCTGGTCGCCGGTGCTCGCCTCGGCTGCTGCCGCCGCGCTCATCCTGGTCGGGCTGCCCCAGACGCGCGCGTGGCTCGCACCCCCCGCGGCGGGACTCGTCGCCTCCCTGCAGGACGACGGGCTGAGCGCACGCGACGAGGAGATGATGGACCGCGGCTACTACGAGGGGCTGCTGGACGCAGATCGCTATACCAATGCACTCGCCACCGTGCAGGCACTTGCGGAACGGCCCGATGACTGGGGCGGCGCCGGTCGCGTGAGCCAGGTGACCGTGCCGCGCAACGACCTGCTCGACTACGAGAACCGGCCGCTCTACTCCGATGTCGTCAAGCTGGCCGAGCTGAACATCAACGAGTTCGGCATGCGCGACCGCGCCTACACACTGCAGAAGCCGCCCGGCGTCGTGCGCATCGCGTTTCTCGGTTCCTCGTACGAAGCGGGCGCCGGTGTCCGCGACGACGAGACGTACGAGAACGTCGTCGAGGACCGGCTCAACCGTGAGCTCGGCGAAGCGGGTGTGGGCTACGAGATCCTCAACTTCTCCGCCGCCGGCTACACCGTGCTGCACGGCTTCCTGATCGCCGAGCAGCGCGCGTGGAACTTCGAGCCCGATGCCGTGCTGTTCGCGCTGCACACCAACGAGGCCGGCGGTCGTCTGCTCTCGCACCTGCGCGTGATCGTGCAGCGACAGGTGGCGAACCCGTACCCGGAATTGCGCGAGCTGATCGCCAGTACCGGTGCGACGGCGGACATGAGCGAGCGGGAGATCGAGCGGCGGCTGCAGCCGATCCTGCCGGACGTCGCGCGCTGGAGCCTGTCCGAGCTGGCGGAGCGCTGCCGCAGCCGGGGCATCCCCTGCATCGCCACGTTCGTGCCGACCACCGCCCAGGCGGGCGGCGCACCCGCCGATCGCGTCGCCGAAGTGATGCAGATGGCCGAGGCCGCCGGCTTCACCACCTGGACGCTGGACGGCGCCTACGGCAGCTACTCCCAGGACCAGGTCCAGCTCGGCGAATGGGACGCACACCCGAACGTGCTCGGCCACCGGCTGCTCGCAGCGGGGCTTTTCGATCTGCTGGTGAAGAACCCGCAGGCGTGGCAGCCGCAGCGCACCGACGACGCCGCAATGACTGCGGCCGCACAGTGAACCAGTCGACCAGGGGATTGGGCGAAATGGAAGCGATGAACGCCACCGTCAAGGATTACATCCTGACCGAGTTCCTGCCGGGCGAGCGCCCCGACGCGCTCGACGAATCGACGCCGCTCATCACGGGCGGGATCCTCGATTCCATCGCGACGGTCCGGCTCGTCGTGTTCCTGGAGGAGCAGTTCGGCGTGCGCTTCCAGCCGCACGAGATGAGTCCTGACCACCTTGACTCGATCCGCGCGATCACCGATACCGTGCGCGCCAAGCGCGCCGAGCACGCATGACCGCCACACGCACGCTGCACGGCCTGCTGCAGCGGTCGGCCAGCGTGTCGCCGCAGGCGCCGGCCGTCGAGGACCCGGCGCATGACGCGTCCGCGACCTACGCAGAGCTCAGTGCACTGGTCGCCGAGGTGCGCGACGCGCTGACCAGGCTCGGCGTCAGCCGCGGCGACCGCGTCGGGCTCTGCACGCCCAAGTCGATCGGCAGCGTCGCCTCCATCTTCGGCATCCTGGAATGCGGGGCCGCCTACGTTCCGGTCGACGCGTCTGCGCCGGTCGAGCGCAACGCCTACGTGTTCTCCGACTGCGCCGTGCGCGCGGTCATCGTTTCGCGCCCGATCGTCGCCGCACTCGAGGCAGCCGTCGGACGCACACTCCCCGTGGTCACGGAGCTGCACGGCACACACGCGTACGGTGGCGACCTGGTCGTCGTCGACTACGGTAGCGGAGCACAGGCCGGCACAGCACCGGAATACGACGGCGAGCTGGCCTACATCCTGTACACGTCGGGCTCCACCGGCCGGCCCAAGGGCGTCGTGCACACGCATGCGAGCGCGCTCAGCTTCGTCGACTGGTGCTCGCAGGTGCTGCAGCCCACGCATCACGACCGCTTCTCCTCGCACGCGCCGTTTCACTTCGACCTCTCGATTCTCGACATCTACGTCCCGCTCGAGCACGGCGGCACGCTGGTCCTGATCGGCGAGGAGCTGGGCAAGCAGCCGCAGGTGCTCGCACCCGTGATCGCGCAGCGGCGCATCACCGTCTGGTACTCGACACCGACCATTCTCCGGCTGCTCGCCGAGTACGGCCGCATGCAGGAGCACGACTACAGCGCTCTGCGCCTGGTGCTGTTCGCCGGCGAGGTGTTCCCGGTCAAACACCTGCGCGCGCTGCAGGCGCTCTGGACGGCACCGGAGTACTACAACCTGTACGGCCCGACCGAGACCAACGTCTGCACGTACTACGCAGTGCCCAACCCGCTGCCGGCCGGGCAGACGGAGCCGTGCCCGATCGGTGTCGTGTGCGAGAACGACCGGGCACGCGTCGTCGACGAGCACGGCCACGATGTGCCGAAGGGGAACGAAGGCGAGCTGTGCATCGCCGGCGGCACGGTCATGCAGGCGTACTGGAACCTGCCGGAGCGGACGGCGCAGGGCTTTCACGTCGACAGCGCGGGCGAGCGCTGGTACCGCACGGGCGACATCGTGCGCGAGCAGGCCGACGGCATCTTCATCTTCCTCGGGCGGCGCGACCGCATGGTCAAGCGACGCGGCTACCGCGTGGAGCTGGGCGAGATCGAGGCCGCACTGTACCGCCACCCCGCGGTCGCGGAAGCGGCCGCCGTGGCGGTCAGGGACGCGGACGGCGGCGTCCTGATCCGCGCGTACATCACCGGCCGTGAGCCCGACGCCGCGCCGTCCACGATCGAGCTGAAGCGCTTCTGTGCCGGTCACCTTCCGCTTTACATGGTGCCCGACCAGTTCTCGATCCACGCGAGCCTGCCCAAGACGTCGACGGACAAGGTCGACTACCAGACGCTGCTGGGACTCGCCTGATGGATTTCACGATCTCCGATGAGCACCGGCTGCTCCGCGACGAGATCATCCGCTTCGCGCGCAACGAGCTGAGCCCCGGCGTGATCGAGCGCGACCGGAGCGGCGTGTTTCCGCGCGACCTGTGGCTGAAGTGCGGCGAGATGGGGCTGCAGGGGCTGCCGGTGCCGGAGGAGTACGGCGGCGCAGGCCTCGACCCGCTCGGCACTGCGCTCGCCCTGGAGGCACTCGGCTACGGCTGCGAGGACGGCGGCCTCACCTTCGCCATCTGCGCCCACCTCCTGGCCTGCGTCGTGCCCGTGTGGAAGCACGGCACGGAGGAACAGAAGCAGGCACTGCTGCCCGCCCTGTGCAGCGGTCGCATGATCGCGGTCAACGGCATGACCGAGCCCGGCTCCGGCTCCGACGCGTTCGCGATGCACACGCAGGCGCGTCGCAATGGCGCGGGGTACAGGCTGACGGGGAGAAAGACGTTCGGCTCCAACGGCCCGGTCGCCGACGTCGCGCTGGTGTACGCGCTCACCGATGCGACCAGGGGCTATCACGGCGGGGTCACGGCGTTCGTCGTGCCGACCGCCAGCGACGGCTTCAGTGTCGGCCAGAAGTTCGAGAAGATGGGGCTGCGCACGTCACCGATCAGCGAGCTGGTGCTCGAGGACGTCTGCGTGCCCGATGACGCGGTGCTGGGCGGAGTGGGCGGCGGCACTGCACTGTTCACCGAGTCCATGGAGTGGGAGCGCATCTGCATCGCCGCGGTGCACGTCGGCACGATGCAGCGGCTGCTCGAGCAGGCGACGTCGTACGCACGCACGCGCACTGCGTTCGGCCGACCGATCGGCAAGCACCAGGCTGTGGCGCACCGGCTGGTGGACATGAAGGTGCGCCTGGAGGCGAGCCGGCTGCTGGTCTACCGTGCCGCGTCGCGGCTCGACCACGCACGCGACATCGCGCTCGACGCATCGCTGGTGAAGCTGTTCGTGAGCGAATCGCTCGTGAAGAGTGCACTGGATGCAGTGCAGACGATGGGTGGCTACGGCTTCATGACGGAGTACCACGTCGAGCGGGTGCTGCGCGACGCGGTGGGCAGCACGCTCTACTCGGGGACGTCGGAGATCCAGCGCAACATCATGGCGGGCTGGATGGGTCTGTAGCGGGGTCGTCCAGCACGACCAGCTCGCGCTCCTGGAGCTGCAGCAGGAACTGCTGGACGTCGGCGGCGAGGTCGGCGGGCGGCGCGTCGAATGCGGCCTGGATCCGCTCCTGCAGCCTGCCGATCGTGACCGGCTCCGCGAGCAGGTCCCAGATCAGTGCACCGACACCGCTCAGGTCGTGATACGCGCCCGTGTCCAGGTGCAGCAGC harbors:
- a CDS encoding nucleoside-diphosphate sugar epimerase/dehydratase, encoding MRFNMRRVRKPLLFAAHVLLIPLAYFAGFALRFDIPVPSRWMDLFWATAPVLLALRLAAFSYFRLYEGSWRHAGMQDLMDLLKAVSVSSMGLLVVLFMVGEFRELPRSLLVLDWLIAMGMFGGVRFAVRSAREQRMWRRRAERGRRALIIGAGDAAEALLRQFRRYDSNQIQPILLVDDDPAKLGMQLHGVRVEGTTDDLPRLCEAHHIELLVIALPSADRRQMQRIVERCAETEIEFKVVPSLEELVDGRARLSQLRSVDIEDLLGRSTVRLSLDAVESNLADRVVMITGGAGSIGSELLRQIARFQPRRLLLVDKAESPLYFAHLEICRAYPGLEVVPVIADVTDTARMEQLFALHEPTHLFHAAAYKHVPLMEENAVEAVRNNVFGTLRLAECAARYGVQKFVLISTDKAVRPSSVMGASKRIAERIVLGWPTLRASGTDFRAVRFGNVLGSDGSVVPLFKRQLAAGQPLTVTHPDVTRYFMTIPEAVQLVLQASVMPEAAGRISMLEMGEPVRIVSLAENLIRLSGLEPYRDVPIVFTGLRPGEKLHEELMSQVEQTVATGIEKIRIVQTDETDRTELERGLDCLAAALTLATREDLLNAIRHLVPECEPPLRKSEWVAPRVTTVPAARPVSPVPAVLVPPLSGRAPTRSPATVTASSQVA
- a CDS encoding aminotransferase class I/II-fold pyridoxal phosphate-dependent enzyme, with protein sequence MPVASSLEIPASAHLRATPVVTEPTPTRIELSSPHMGGLEEFLVADAFASNWIAPLGPHVDAFEREFAACVGVRNAVALASGTAALHLALKLAGVRAGDDVFVSTLTFSASANPICYLGAAPVFIDSDRSTWNMDPGLLLDALARRARVNRLPRAVVVVHLYGQSADLDPIMEACTFHGVPVVEDAAESLGALYKGKNPGTFGQSGIFSFNGNKIITTSGGGVLVTDDDALALHARKLATQAREPAPHYEHAEIGYNYRLSNVLAAIGRAQLHLLEDRVAARRANFAFYVEALGHLPGVAFMPEAPWGRHTRWLTCLTVDPCVLGVSREDLRLALAAQNIDARPVWKPMHLQPVFRSCETIGGRVAEDLFAAGLCLPSGSNLSRGDLERVAGVILNTVETARAQPAMSAAG
- a CDS encoding SGNH/GDSL hydrolase family protein yields the protein MQARARALPNITYRYRGVMHDVGSTVTAPPRPSRAALTRTFGAAQAHLRTLSTVRSADVERFGSTALQLGLVLTVIHVFQVEQSFGLTRILPLVFAGFLVNAVLPLAWRRTFLVLLSLGAAWLLFGVEYGTGLIGLGLGLLAVCHLPIRFGARVALLLLAGAVLAGVRAEWIPIPFGRMPRLPTLVLPILGSMFMFRLVVYMYDLRHEKKPATMAERIGYFFMLPNFCFPLFPVVDYSTYRRTYYDRPALDIYEKGVQWIFRGVAHLLLYRIVYLYLVPAPADVQSLGGVVQAMLTTYLLYLRISGQFHLIVGILCLFGHNLPETHRLYFLASSFNDYWRRINIYWKDFMMKLFYYPSLMRARALGVIPAMVIATVVVFAGTWLLHSYQWFWMRGSFPLRATDALFWGILGGLVVINSVREARRGRARTLTRPEVTVRSALSLSARTVGMFVAITVLWSLWSSSTVEEWVTLVAAAGNSGPAAFALLAVALAALIAIGAALQLAGERLRRPAPEGPRPPRWSPVLASAAAAALILVGLPQTRAWLAPPAAGLVASLQDDGLSARDEEMMDRGYYEGLLDADRYTNALATVQALAERPDDWGGAGRVSQVTVPRNDLLDYENRPLYSDVVKLAELNINEFGMRDRAYTLQKPPGVVRIAFLGSSYEAGAGVRDDETYENVVEDRLNRELGEAGVGYEILNFSAAGYTVLHGFLIAEQRAWNFEPDAVLFALHTNEAGGRLLSHLRVIVQRQVANPYPELRELIASTGATADMSEREIERRLQPILPDVARWSLSELAERCRSRGIPCIATFVPTTAQAGGAPADRVAEVMQMAEAAGFTTWTLDGAYGSYSQDQVQLGEWDAHPNVLGHRLLAAGLFDLLVKNPQAWQPQRTDDAAMTAAAQ
- a CDS encoding acyl carrier protein, with translation MEAMNATVKDYILTEFLPGERPDALDESTPLITGGILDSIATVRLVVFLEEQFGVRFQPHEMSPDHLDSIRAITDTVRAKRAEHA
- a CDS encoding amino acid adenylation domain-containing protein, which gives rise to MTATRTLHGLLQRSASVSPQAPAVEDPAHDASATYAELSALVAEVRDALTRLGVSRGDRVGLCTPKSIGSVASIFGILECGAAYVPVDASAPVERNAYVFSDCAVRAVIVSRPIVAALEAAVGRTLPVVTELHGTHAYGGDLVVVDYGSGAQAGTAPEYDGELAYILYTSGSTGRPKGVVHTHASALSFVDWCSQVLQPTHHDRFSSHAPFHFDLSILDIYVPLEHGGTLVLIGEELGKQPQVLAPVIAQRRITVWYSTPTILRLLAEYGRMQEHDYSALRLVLFAGEVFPVKHLRALQALWTAPEYYNLYGPTETNVCTYYAVPNPLPAGQTEPCPIGVVCENDRARVVDEHGHDVPKGNEGELCIAGGTVMQAYWNLPERTAQGFHVDSAGERWYRTGDIVREQADGIFIFLGRRDRMVKRRGYRVELGEIEAALYRHPAVAEAAAVAVRDADGGVLIRAYITGREPDAAPSTIELKRFCAGHLPLYMVPDQFSIHASLPKTSTDKVDYQTLLGLA
- a CDS encoding acyl-CoA dehydrogenase family protein — translated: MDFTISDEHRLLRDEIIRFARNELSPGVIERDRSGVFPRDLWLKCGEMGLQGLPVPEEYGGAGLDPLGTALALEALGYGCEDGGLTFAICAHLLACVVPVWKHGTEEQKQALLPALCSGRMIAVNGMTEPGSGSDAFAMHTQARRNGAGYRLTGRKTFGSNGPVADVALVYALTDATRGYHGGVTAFVVPTASDGFSVGQKFEKMGLRTSPISELVLEDVCVPDDAVLGGVGGGTALFTESMEWERICIAAVHVGTMQRLLEQATSYARTRTAFGRPIGKHQAVAHRLVDMKVRLEASRLLVYRAASRLDHARDIALDASLVKLFVSESLVKSALDAVQTMGGYGFMTEYHVERVLRDAVGSTLYSGTSEIQRNIMAGWMGL
- a CDS encoding PqqD family protein, whose protein sequence is MVDTLMITPHTIARRADRVVWHPLSGERGAVLLHLDTGAYHDLSGVGALIWDLLAEPVTIGRLQERIQAAFDAPPADLAADVQQFLLQLQERELVVLDDPATDPSSPP